The sequence GTTCATATAATATAGGTTCATTGTCGTCATGTGGCAACCTCTCTCTCCCGCCAAATTTCGAAATGCTAACAGGGAAATCTGATTTAAATCCCCAGAAACATGCGAATCGCTTTGGGAGCTTGATATAATCATGAAATCGGCAGTTGCTCGCCTAAAGCTGCTTGCTTTCTCGAGCTTCGAGCTAGATGAGAAAAAAGGACTGTTTAAGTTAGGATCCCAACCTAAAGTACTCGATACTCTAAACAAGAAACTTGGCTGCTTGTCACTCTTTTTATGCTGCATTCCACTGCACAGGGTTATCCACTCATACGTGTACTAAATACTTATTTAACAACAACTAAAGGAGCATATATCATGCTATATATCTCTTAATTTGTGATTTCCTTTTCCTACACCCTGAATAGAGAACTGAAGGAGCATAAACTTAGATAGTTTTTACTTACATAGTTTCGGTACAAACCAAACCACTGGTATACAAACCATACAAGCAATCATgtattttttttataaaaaactcTCACACCGTGCATCAACGACCCTTCCACGTACCTCTCTTTATACCCTTTCACCTCCACCAATGTGCTAGTGATTGGTTTGCATGCACCTGATATGTTTCGTTTTTTACTTACATAGTTTTTTTATGCATTTGTGAGACGTAATGTGTAGGtagatatatatgtatatataggaAAAATATGTACTTAGAAAAGTCAATGCGATGCAAAATGTATACAATTTAAAATGGAGGGAGTAGTTCTCTCGCGGTGAACATGCTTCCTTTTGTCACCATGCATGCATCTTGAAGACCAACACACTAACCTAgctagttttttttttttttttgcagtaGGCCGGCCGGTATATAATCGAATGTTCTAGCCCTTTAAATATTCAGGTTCAGAACTTCGGATACTGCTGGCTGAGTGCATGCAGCCATGCACCACAGTTTGGTCTGACGAACTAGGCATATTTTAATATTCGGATACTAGTACAACGGCTCCACTACTAGGGCTGAGTGGTCTCCTTTTCTCCCCTTGGATCCCTCCATGCCTGGGCCCCCACATTGTTCAGCAAAGCCACCGGCCTTGTAGTTGTAAAGAAGGTCTCACCATACATCTGATTTGACCTGCACAGTCAAGTTTTTTTTAACTTCCCCAGTGGAAAAGGCACTGCCAACTTTACTACATACACTATACGCTTCATTGGTTGCCGGCCTCCCCTCCGCCTACTCGCCTGCGTCTCTAGAAACCCGTCCGACTCACGTCTCCGTCGATGCAGGCATTCCACTGAAAAAACACTTAAAATACGCCCACACGTGCAGGCTGAGCTTATGTCATACAAGTAACCAATCACAGGCTCAAGTTTGATCAACGCATGCGCTAAGCTTGGACATGGCTGACCGGGGTATATATCTTTACTAGACAGTAGAAAGGCACTGAGCGAGTGCAAGTGTAAGAACCAGCAATTGCTAACTGTATATGTCTTTTTCTGCATGCATAATTAGCCAAAGGCAAGCTACCATACATGTTTAGTTTCTGCCAAGCCAAAAAAACATCTTTCTGAAAAACAAATTCACACTAATAATATCTTATCTGACAGTGAATTGGCCGCTTCCTGCTGGACCTACTACCTAATAAACTAAGAAGTGTTATTGCAAGCCAAATAAATGTATATATATAGAACAAAGAAGGGAAATGATGACCCGAGGAAAGTGGTACTCAGAATACCTTTTTGGGAGAATGCCACACTAAAACAACAGGCTGATCCCTTAACCATCATGAGATAAGGCTAGGGCTATACTTGATATCCATATACGTTATTATTATGCATGGCATTGGGTTGGACAGCATGTCTCCAAATGATGAAGGCTCCAGCTAATGGTACGTGGTGGGAGTAATAAAACATTGTTAGAGGGACTACTAGTTCCACTGAACCATGTCTGCCACTATATAGGGGCGCACCTGCATGCAAATAATCAATTGACTCATAGTGTTTAATTTTTTAAAAAACATATATATAAAAACTAGACACAGAAATAAAGAGAAGTGCAATTATTCAGAGCAGCGCGCGTGTACCTTCATGCAGTTAATTAGACTCCAAACTTAGTCATGATCCATCTAATTAATACGATAATATTAGATATATGGTGGCCCAATTATTGGAATGGGTTGTGGCAAATGAAAGAAACAAGGAGAGATAGGAAAAGTTTTATTTACGGGTGTGGTTTCCTAGATGTTTATCGTGCCTCGGCAGCCGTGTTAATGTTCGGTTAGTGTTGAGTTGAGTTGAGTGAGAACGACAAGAGCCAAAGCCAAGCTCTTGTTGAAATACATGCAGGAGATTGGCGGCCAACTGCGGCGTGAATTAGAAAATTCAAGCTCAATCCATTATATATATATGATCCTAATCAATGGTACTCAATTAAGTCTTTTGTCTGTTTCTTTCTTCCGTTTAATTTATCTGCAAAATCACATTGATCATAAGACTTTTTAGCTTTATAATGATTGAGCACAAAAGGAAATTATAATACCTGGGGGAGAGATgcggagaaagagagagagagagcagcaacagtaGTCATCTACCAGTTCAAAGCCTACATTCATCCTCTCGTCGACCTATTCTTACCTCCGCTCCAACAAAAAAAACTTGACGCAATTCTAGATCTGGATGGAGTCAAATATCCTTAGTTTCGAGTACTCAAAAAAAATGTACCACGAAAACATACGACCTCGGTTGTCGAATATTTGTCGCCCACTAATTTATTTTTAGACTAAAACGTGACAAATAAAAAGGAACGAATGGAGTACTTGGTTAATCTAATGTGCTGTCATAAATAGCTTTTCATAGATTTGATACACCTGAAAAGGATTTCGGCTTCTCGAAAGCGAGAATTGcatcttttttcttctttttgaCGGACAAGAGTAATACAAGAGAGCGTGACTGACATGTCTTTGGATCTATCAGTGTGTATATCAATGTGTAGGCTGGTGTTGGCTCACCGAGGCATGGTACCTAGTGTGCTTCACCATTTGTGAAACAGCACCTGATACATCACGCAGGGGCCCTCCTCTCTACAAGGCACTTTTCACGGTTTTGGCAAGGGTCTACGGCAATAATGCGGCTCATGGGCATGTGCCACCCGAAACACcgcacagcacagcacagcacggTGGACGTAAGAACAGGACAGAGTCCTGAACACCGGATAGACATAGACCCATGACAAGTCGGTGGCCGGGGGCGGGCACATGTGTTTTACACATGCATGCAGCTCATTAGTTTGTTACTAGGTGGATACCTTTCATCTATGCACATGTTCACCGTATGCAATGCAAGTGCAACGATGATAGATTCAGATTAGATAGATAGAGCACGCCGAAAGGAATCCTAAAACTTCCAAGAGCAAGTCACTCCACAAATTTGTCACCAATAGCTGGAGTTAGCTCCATATAAAAAAAATCGAGACATACCGGATTTTATACGCCGGATTGAAAGAAAAGGTTGGTTAGTATGTTGTACCATTTTAAACCTTCAGGGCCAGTAACAGCGTGCCAAATGCTATGCAATTAGACTACCAGAGAAGCTGAAAGTTTTGGATAAGCCATTGCTCCATTTCGGATGCCACCAAGTCTTTTCAGAGCAGAGGACAAGGCATGCCATCTTAAATTTTAAAGAAGAAATTATTAGGTAGCTTGCTGAAAGCTCAAAAGACACCGAGGATGATCAGGTATGCCATCAGGATTCTATGCTGTAGACTCCTTTGATCAGTACAAAAATATGATCAGTCCAGGCACAATTTCCATGTCATATTCTGAAGTCAGCGCCTAAGCGATGAGAGCCGCATCCCTTCAAGGGAAGAACAAGAAACTGGAAAGTTGTTCCTTCCTGAGCTTAGGCATTCAGTAAGTTCGTCTATCTGACGCTTCATCATGTACAGCTCTTCAGCCCGATATTTGGATGCCCACGCTTCTACTATCCTAGGAGTTGAAAACAGCAGAAGATAAGTAACAGTGACATCAAAGGAAAAGTATATAGACATGGGCACATGGCAACTTTGGCCTTATGGGCTATGGCTTTGCACGACAGACAGCCTTGAAGATGATATAACACACATTGTTGTCAATACAGTCGAAGAAAACAATGCTGAGGTATATACAAGTAATAAGATGGAAGAACTGAAATTTACATGAAACAAATGTCGCAGATACATGAACCATTTGTTGAGATCCTAAAACTTGCCTGTCATCAACAAAAATGTTGCCCCAACCGCTTGGCCAGGGTGGGGCTGGAAGCCATAGCCAAGTAATAATTATGATGCTCAAACAAGAATACAGTCTTTTCACATCTTATTTCAGCATTATGAACATTAACAATAACAAGTAAATTTTACAAAAGAAAGGGACAGCTCAGACATCAGATTGAAACTCGAATGACTAGATATTGCCTTCAATCATTAGACACAGGTGAAGCAAACATAAGCATCAGAAAAAAATGCTATGAGTTATGAATGAAAATTAAAAGCCCGGTGCCCTCACAAAACACAGTATTAATGACTAAAGCGCAGTTCAAACAGAGCAAATGCACACAACAAACCCTGGCATAGGTTTAAGCTAAAGTGCGCACATAACTCTGTAAATTTATCTTTAACTACGAGAACTAGACATGTATAACTAAAAACCAGTGTGGACTTCAAGAGGGTTTCTATTGCAACACTAGATTAAGATTACATCCTCCAGTAACCCATGTCACACTAATATACTATGTGCAGTGCCTCTTCTATAAACGGagaagtttttttttaaaaaaagttttGTGCTCCATCTGATCTTTTATGTAAGATATGAATtagttcagttttgaatggaAGGTGTAGCAAACATCATAAAAAGTGTGTGGTGTGCATAAACCATACCTTAAATCTGCTTCTGAAGCATTGCTATAATCAGAATACAAGAGTTTAACACTTGGCTGCAGATCTGTTGTTCCATGTGAACCATCGATATCATTTTCATAACAGCAACCAGAAGATAACCATGCTTTTGAACTAAGAAGAACTAATTGCAGCATGGGCCTTTTGGTTTTCAAATCTCTGACTAATGTGCGAAAAGATATTTCGTCTTCTGCAACTTCAAGCAACAGATTCACAAAAACTCTTTCCAATGTATGCCCCCTGCACATAAATAATGTATGTCCATGTATCAGTGATGGAATCGATTTCTTGGCAATAGGTGTAGAATATCTGTAGTGAGCAAGAAAGATCTTAATTAATAGTTTTTTCCTTTTACAATATAACAAGAACACTGATTGAAGCTTTAACATCTATCTCAAGATTAAGAAGCAGTGCAGGAAGTTACCTAAACACATCATGAGGCCCTGTTACAGGAATTTCTGTAGATGTGTAGCACTTGAAGAGTCGTAGGCGGCCATCAGCTGGACCAAGCGAACACTGAGAAGGGTATGAGCCAAGAGGTGATGAACATTGACCACAGAGAAGTTCAACCCACTCAAAATCATTCAAAAGGTTAGATGCTTTAACAATGAAGCTACTACCAAGAGAAATAGTTTTTGTTAATTTGTAATCTCTTTTAATCTCCAACATATTCTGCTTTTTCTCATTGACCAAGGACAACTGTGAAGGGTTATCTTCAGCTTTCTCACTGTATCCATTGACACAACAGCAACGGCATGGATCTACCAGCAACAAATCAACCTCTTTCTTAGATTTCCCCACTTTCTCAACACAACAGTCATTTTCAGACTTCTCAAAGTATGCATCAGTATCAGCTTCTGTCTGAGAAATGCCAGGCTGATTAGTCTGAGTGACTCCGTTTGTTTCACTACAACTAACACTAGGCCCCTCTTCCAAAATAATAGGTGGTTGTGCATGAGTAGCTGTGATATTTGCTTGCTCTTCTGAATTCTTCAACTTTATCTTCCCAGTGGTATGATCTTTTTCTACACTAACATTAAATATATCTTCTTTTATAGCAACAAAATGTCTACTAAGTGCTGAACAAGCTACCTGAGACACTAAATCTGTTTCAAGATTGTCTGTTTCTACAGTAATGGAAGTTGCATCCAGTAGACTTGTTCCTTCTAAACGACCATATGCCCTAATAAACTGAGATACAAGTTTCTCGCCTGCACCACCAAATGAGGTGCAACATCCACCAACCCAATTGTCAGCCACATCTACCCAATCTACAGATGGCATTTCCATGATTTTCCTGGAAAAAAGGGAATCAAGATTGTTATGCTCAGCACCAATATAATGCCGAAATCAAATTTGTACATAGTGAGAAGTTTTCACCCAGGTTCTCGTCTAGTGTTAAAATATATTGACAGAAAATCATGAGAAAAAGCCAACCAATATACACCAGCCCACAAGTAGCCAAAATTTGTAATAACCTCGCATTACTATTCGCAATAAGATTTCTAGGATTATCAACATCCATTTTTGGTGGAAGATACAAGCAATCTGACTCTAGTCTGCAGATTGCAGGTGATTCTACAAATTAGAATTCTGGGAGTAAACTTCAGATGCTTCTGGAATAATAAACAACAGAGCCAGAACAATCGAAGGCTAACATACAAAAGTGCAGGGAATCTTTAAGGCACATGTAAATAAGAACAGCATTGGTTGTGCAGAAGGGGGGGCAGCTAATCCACTTTAAGTTAGAATCACACTGATGTGCAGATTAGCTCGAATGCCATTGTCTAATGGTGCCAGGTGTGAACCAGTAGTAATCAGTCCAGACATATGATTTAAGCAGGATAGGTTTCTACAAATCTCCGCTGGATACACATGCTAAGCATAAACTGACTACTGAAGATTACAACAAAGTGTGATCCAACTAGGGCCTTGTTTGGATACTCTTGTATTCACCTCAATTCACATGAGGCGGGTTGAgatgtaaattagtttaagttcCGCCCCCAACACATTTGGATTGAGGTAGGTACAGCCAAACAAGGCCTAGAGGTGACAAGGCGTGAATGCTCTATACCTTAGTGGCTGTTTTGTCAACCTTGACGAACAATTTTTGCAATACAAGTGAACGTCTCCAGTAGATAAACTCTTCAAATCTGTTTATCGATGACAACGAATAATAAAAATGCATATTCAATTTCATCTGGAAAAAAACAGATAGAGAACGAACACTTTGCCAAGCCTATGTTCAAACGCAGAGACAGGACAGGAATGACTGACCATCGCGCAGCGCTAGAGAAGCCGGAGGCTCCGCGCCGGGGGGTGGAGGGAACGCGGCGGCGACGACAGGGTGGTCGACGGGCAGGACGAGCGCGAGGCGGAGCTCGAGGTGGtcccccgcggcggcggcgcggcactCTACGGGGGCGGAAGGGTCTACGAGCACCCTCGGGACGGGGACCCTGAGCGCGACGGCAGCCCCGTCCCCGGGGAGCGAGAAGGACAGGTGGAGGAGAGAGCCCTGGAGTCGGAGGTCGGCGCGGAGGTCCGAGGGGATGCGGAAGGGCAGCGCGGCGCGGGGTAGGAGGTAGAGGCGGAGGAGGGGAAGATGGTTTAGGGCTTCCCACGTGTACCGCCATTGCCGCCGGTGAGCGGAGACGGAGACGGCGCCGGCCATTCCTTGCGTATGGGCGGGAAAAGTGCGTTTAACCCCCTCATTATAATCAATTAATCATTACAAGCCCCCTCCCATTAAAACTACCTAACGTACACATCTGTTAAGAGCAACTAGAAGAGTATATTTTTCCTAATTAACGTGAGTGTAGATTTTTATAAAAAATACCTTCCAACAAATTATTTAAATAATTATCTAAATATAATTATCTTCTATTTTAAATTTCTACTAGTCAAAGATAAAAAAACGTGAATGTCTCTCTAGCAGCTAGAAGTGCAACAAATAATACATAGAAAAGttgttagagattaaaaggatacAGAAGATGGTTTTTATATAAATGATTCTACAAATGGTAATTTTGGGAGTGAAATTTAGAACGACTCTTGGAGATACTCTAAATAAACTTTTGAAAATAAGGCAAAAAAAATAAGGGCTCCTCTCAAactaatttttcatgaactaattCATTTTTTAGAAAAACAATTTATAGATATGTCTTATATTTTCAGCCCTCTAAAAAAACTATGTGCAGCCGTCCTTAAAAAGCCTTCCCATAGATCGTACTAGTGACATGGCGGACAAAGATATATACATactaattgtaggttattaaaaTAGCTAATACCGATACAGTAATAGTAGCTATACATACATTATAATATTAGTGTACTGTTGGCGCCGATCTAGGCAGCGTCAATCACTAGGTGGTGTACCgcctggcggtgccctctgcggcggcgcagacggtccgcggccctgggccggacggtccgcgacctgagcgcaggagcggtgtcttccttgcgtcacaccggacggtccgcagctctaggtcggacggttcgcgacctggcgacagggacgtcttccttgctggaatctagatctcgttcCCTGTGGGAAGAGATCTTAGggtgctccgggtcgacaggtcacccggggcgttcCCAGACAACGCGGAGtcacctaggaattaagagatcaattcgaggaagaggtcttgagtgtacaactagatcttgccccccgagaggggtgagatcctagggtggTCTTGGGATCGGCATGCCACCCAAGacagatctagacgacgtagagtcgaatagggggaGGTGGATATACGGAAGGTTACAACTAGGActacgctacatctactcctagggcaggaaaagtaaataaagtaattggttcgattggaatgtgttcggaggttctcaatcggtcgtacccctttatatttataggggaggaggtctggacctgtccctaagagatagccaacaactcccacgtgattagatagATAACCACGCACAAGATAAAGATAAACACCTGAGTTAATCTAATCCCGAGGCACGCGGACTGTCCAGGCCCAAGGGTCgaaccgtccgctcattttggtgttcaacatatgctcactgccttttggtggagcttggcgaaccaaaagcaccagCGAAGACTTTGGAAACAATTGACCTCATGAGCTACtttgttcccgaagtaaggactcagctcgatgcaagtcatcggctcttgcgatcagataatataaatacttgatggaactttaatgcacagaggccgttccggattgcatcctcttcggccatgtctacctgatcattctttcaataggcaaaaacttgtggtgcccccagcccaaataagcaaaTGAATTGGGCCAGTAATATGGATTCATCGTCGTACCACCCCACGCATGAGTAGGACAACACATCGACGATGGATAGATCGGGAAGCACCACGCTATCCTGGAGGAGTATGacaaggcgatcttggttgtgctaccttttgggtcggtttagtcggcttttgctttcGCGCAGATCGCTCTTTTGACTTTGTTTgttttattggccggttgtgtggaacggccttcttcatatatttggcaagcaactgattaaaagtagggccgactctactgagtcgtccagacgtcttagtagtgttttgtttcctaacacttgttttggaacgttgtggtccgatggtctgaggttgctgcttctgacCGTTTGCGGACCGTTTGACCATTATAGCTGGACCGTTCGCTCCTGTCTCGGACTGTTCGGCCttagtacccggaccgtccggcgtacGCAGGACAGGTGACCATGATCGAGTGTCTGATCGTGCTTGcccccccggtgcctccggtctttcttttATCCGGAGCCTTCCGAGTAACCATTCTGCGTGACATATTTGGTGTGAGGggatcaccaatgacgatatttttatCTTTACTTTTATCGGTCGCACAAGGCCGAATTATGGCCTTTTTGCTCGTCGGCTCTAATGTGGTGACAGGGACAGGTGGCCTTTCAATTTTCACCTCTTTTTGAAACCTCAACcggccttcgtttatagccgattgtatttgccgacggaagacgacacaatcattggtgttatggaGAAAGGAGTCATGTCATTTGCAATACACGCGCCCTTTTAATTATTCAACCGGAGGAATCACatgtgacaatttaatattaccatgtttaagcaactcatcaaatattttatcacacttagtaatattaaatgtgaacttaacttttttcttttgtgtcgagtgcgggtgagagcgaacagaaggcttggccttagtgggccaaacaagctcaCGGACATGTGACTTTTTTGGTTCTTGGGGCTTGGGTGGACGGTTATATTTATGCTGGCCTTTCGCACTAGGCGGATCACAGGTGACCTCTGGTGCTCCAGACGGTCCGACCTGCGCAGTCGGATGGTCTGCGAGTGGATCGGACGGTCTGGTACTATCCTCGGACTGTCCGGTCACGTCAGGCAACACCTGTGACCCTTGTGGTAGGCTCTGTGTAACTTTGGACTGTCCAGCGTAGGGTGCTGGGCGGTCTGACAGAGGGCCGGACATGCCGCGGTTGTGTGCGAACGGTTCGGCCATGCTCAGAGTTGACTCGCCATTTATCGAAGATGGTGGTGACGGTCGTCCTAGATATGAGTCCATCaacataccagaatatggctgGGGAAACCCATTTGTTGCTGATGTGTTTGACACAATTGTTTTGGTgcctaatttatgtgataaaatattaggcatgtgagtttttcctaatgcatgCACCATCCTCTCTATATCCTCtgtgatacttttaatccgattatcaaaagaaattttaatagatggAATATCATCGGCTGACATGGCATCACCTATCGTGGGGAGCTATTGCAGCATGGCTGACATGTACTCGGCGTTTATCTCCCTCTCTTGGACGGCCTTCTGGTGGCAATCTACCCTGAAGTGCGAGAGGAACCACTTATCCGCCACCTTGAACACCTGATCTATTTGTTGCTGGACCTCCTCGTCTATTTTCTTCATGTCATCTTTTAATCTTTCATGCTCAGCGGCCGATAAATTAGTTAGCCTTGTGTTGCTGTTTGGAGAAGCACCGTTGAGATATTTAGAATCATCCATGtaagcctgattttgtagatctgcaacctcgtccccagcggagtcgccaaaagtatgttggcgCCGATTTAGGCAGCGCTAATCACTAGGTGGTGTACCgcctggcggtgccctctgcggcggcgcggacggtccgcggccctgggccggatggtccgcgacctaggcgcaggagcggtgtcttccctgctcacaccggacggtccgtagctctgggtcggacggtccgcgacctggcgacagggtcgtcttcctcttccttgctggaatctagatctcgttcCCTGGGGGAAGAGATCTTAGggtgctccgggtcgacaggtcacccggagcgtccccagacgacgtggagtcgcctaggaattaagagatcaattcgaggaagaggtcttgagtggacaactagatcttgccccccgggaggggtgagatcctagggtcgtcttgggatcggcaggccacccaagacagatctagacgacgt is a genomic window of Zea mays cultivar B73 chromosome 5, Zm-B73-REFERENCE-NAM-5.0, whole genome shotgun sequence containing:
- the LOC100381864 gene encoding uncharacterized protein LOC100381864, encoding MAGAVSVSAHRRQWRYTWEALNHLPLLRLYLLPRAALPFRIPSDLRADLRLQGSLLHLSFSLPGDGAAVALRVPVPRVLVDPSAPVECRAAAAGDHLELRLALVLPVDHPVVAAAFPPPPGAEPPASLALRDDLKSLSTGDVHLYCKNCSSRLTKQPLRKIMEMPSVDWVDVADNWVGGCCTSFGGAGEKLVSQFIRAYGRLEGTSLLDATSITVETDNLETDLVSQVACSALSRHFVAIKEDIFNVSVEKDHTTGKIKLKNSEEQANITATHAQPPIILEEGPSVSCSETNGVTQTNQPGISQTEADTDAYFEKSENDCCVEKVGKSKKEVDLLLVDPCRCCCVNGYSEKAEDNPSQLSLVNEKKQNMLEIKRDYKLTKTISLGSSFIVKASNLLNDFEWVELLCGQCSSPLGSYPSQCSLGPADGRLRLFKCYTSTEIPVTGPHDVFRGHTLERVFVNLLLEVAEDEISFRTLVRDLKTKRPMLQLVLLSSKAWLSSGCCYENDIDGSHGTTDLQPSVKLLYSDYSNASEADLRIVEAWASKYRAEELYMMKRQIDELTECLSSGRNNFPVSCSSLEGMRLSSLRR
- the LOC100381864 gene encoding uncharacterized protein isoform X1: MAGAVSVSAHRRQWRYTWEALNHLPLLRLYLLPRAALPFRIPSDLRADLRLQGSLLHLSFSLPGDGAAVALRVPVPRVLVDPSAPVECRAAAAGDHLELRLALVLPVDHPVVAAAFPPPPGAEPPASLALRDDLKSLSTGDVHLYCKNCSSRLTKQPLRKIMEMPSVDWVDVADNWVGGCCTSFGGAGEKLVSQFIRAYGRLEGTSLLDATSITVETDNLETDLVSQVACSALSRHFVAIKEDIFNVSVEKDHTTGKIKLKNSEEQANITATHAQPPIILEEGPSVSCSETNGVTQTNQPGISQTEADTDAYFEKSENDCCVEKVGKSKKEVDLLLVDPCRCCCVNGYSEKAEDNPSQLSLVNEKKQNMLEIKRDYKLTKTISLGSSFIVKASNLLNDFEWVELLCGQCSSPLGSYPSQCSLGPADGRLRLFKCYTSTEIPVTGPHDVFRYSTPIAKKSIPSLIHGHTLFMCRGHTLERVFVNLLLEVAEDEISFRTLVRDLKTKRPMLQLVLLSSKAWLSSGCCYENDIDGSHGTTDLQPSVKLLYSDYSNASEADLRIVEAWASKYRAEELYMMKRQIDELTECLSSGRNNFPVSCSSLEGMRLSSLRR